In a single window of the Canis lupus dingo isolate Sandy chromosome 18, ASM325472v2, whole genome shotgun sequence genome:
- the LOC112663650 gene encoding olfactory receptor-like protein OLF2: MDGKNCSSVNEFLLVGISNKPGVKVTLFITFLIIYLIILVANLGMIILIRMDSQLHTPMYFFLSHLSFSDVCYSTAVGPRMLVGFIAKNKSISFYSCAMQFLIFCIFADSECLLLAVMAFDRYKAISHPLLYTVSMSSRVCSLLMAGVYMVGIMDASVNTILTFRLCFCESNVINHFFCDVPPLLLLSCSDTQVNELVIFTIFGFIELITLSGLFVSYCYIILAVRKINSAEGRFKAFSTCTSHLTAVAIFQGTLLFMYFRPSSSYSLDQDKITSLFYSLVIPMLNPLIYSLRNKDVKEALKKLKKNLN, encoded by the coding sequence atgGATGGAAAAAATTGCTCTTCCGTGAATGAATTCCTTCTCGTGGGAATTAGCAATAAGCCTGGAGTTAAAGTGACTCTGTTTATCACATTTCTAATTATCTATCTCATCATTCTTGTTGCAAACCTCGGGATGATCATTTTAATCAGGATGGACTCCCAGCTTCACACAcccatgtatttcttcctgaGCCATCTCTCCTTCAGTGACGTCTGCTATTCTACAGCAGTCGGACCCAGGATGCTGGTAGGCTTCATTGCCAAGAACAAGTCAATTTCCTTCTACAGCTGTGctatgcaattcttgatcttctGTATTTTTGCAGATTCTGAGTGTCTACTGCTGGCAGTGATGGCCTTTGATCGGTACAAAGCCATTAGCCACCCCTTGCTCTATACAGTCAGCATGTCCAGCAGAGTGTGCTCCCTGCTGATGGCTGGGGTTTACATGGTGGGAATTATGGATGCTTCAGTAAATACAATATTAACATTCCGGTTATGTTTCTGTGAGTCGAATGTGATTAACCATTTCTTCTGTGATGTCCCACCTCTCCTCTTGTTATCTTGCTCAGACACACAAGTTAATGAGTTAGTGATATTCACCATTTTTGGCTTCATTGAACTGATTACTCTTTCAGGGCTTTTTGTGTCTTACTGCTATATTATCCTAGCGGTGAGAAAGATCAACTCTGCTGAGGGGAGGTTCAAAGCTTTCTCCACCTGCACCTCCCACTTAACTGCTGTTGCAATTTTCCAGGGAACTCTGCTCTTTATGTATTTCCGGCCAAGCTCTTCCTACTCCCTTGATCAAGACAAAATTACTTCATTGTTTTACTCCCTTGTGATTCCCATGCTAAACCCTCTGATTTATAGCCTACGGAACAAGGATGTGAAAGAGGCcctgaagaaacttaaaaaaaacttaaac